In Electrophorus electricus isolate fEleEle1 chromosome 1, fEleEle1.pri, whole genome shotgun sequence, a single window of DNA contains:
- the hoxb6a gene encoding homeobox protein Hox-B6a, with the protein MSSYFVNSTFPVTLPGGQESFLGQIPLYSSGYTDPLRHYPGAAYGASSVQEKAYTSSFYQQANGAYGRATAAGACDYATASFYREKDAACALSSIEEHSLVLSQDHRKTDCTGTTGKSIYTEGDEQKPTAPVYPWMQRMNSCNGTFGNPGRRGRQTYTRYQTLELEKEFHFNRYLTRRRRIEIAHALCLTERQIKIWFQNRRMKWKKENKLINSSQTSGEEEDEKRTE; encoded by the exons ATGAGTTCCTATTTTGTAAACTCAACTTTCCCAGTGACTCTGCCCGGAGGACAAGAGTCGTTCTTGGGACAGATACCCTTATACTCCTCCGGATACACAGACCCTTTACGACATTATCCCGGTGCTGCTTATGGAGCTAGCAGTGTTCAGGAGAAGGCATACACCTCCTCCTTTTACCAGCAGGCGAACGGTGCCTACGGCAGGGCGACTGCCGCCGGTGCCTGCGATTACGCGACCGCTAGCTTCTACAGGGAAAAGGATGCCGCTTGTGCCCTTTCTAGCATAGAAGAACACTCTCTCGTCCTCAGTCAGGATCACCGTAAAACAGACTGCACAGGGACGACAGGGAAAAGCATCTATACCGAAGGCGACGAACAGAAGCCGACGGCACCGGTTTACCCGTGGATGCAACGAATGAACTCGTGCAACG GGACCTTCGGTAACCCCGGTCGGAGGGGTCGCCAGACGTACACCCGTTACCAGACGCTAGAATTGGAGAAAGAGTTCCATTTTAACAGGTATCTGACCCGGAGGCGTCGCATCGAGATTGCGCACGCATTGTGCCTGACGGAACGCCAGATCAAGATTTGGTTCCAAAACAGACGCATGAAgtggaaaaaagagaacaaactTATCAACTCGTCACAAACCAGTGGCGAAGAAGAAGATGAGAAGAGGACAGAATGA